One Ilumatobacter fluminis genomic window, TGCCGTCGCCATGGGCGAGCAGGTGACGACACCGTTGTTCGCATCGACCGCCGGGCCGAGGCCCGTCAGCGCCACCAGCGACGACGCCGGCCCGATGATGGCGTCGACGTCGTCGTCGAGCAGCGTCTCGATCGGTTCCGATCCCTCGTCGGCCGAGACCAGTTCGATGTCTTGGCCGAGCACGCCGCCGTTGTCGTTGATGAGCGCCACCGCCTCCTCGACGCCGGCGATCAGGGGCGGGCCGAGTGACGCCCCGGCACCGGTCAAGGGCAGATAGACGCCGAGCGTCAAGGTGCCGTCGTTCTCGCGCTCGACCACCGTGGTGGTCGTGACGGCCACGGTCGTCGACGGGGCGGGATCGTCGTCGCCGCCGCTGCACGCCGGGAGCACCAGCGCCGCCCCGACCATCGTCGCGAGCGCGAGTCGCGTCCGGGACGGGGGTCGAGCAGCGGTCGGCACGGGCTTCACGATAGAAGAGAGGTGTGGCCGACGACGTGCAGCTCCCCGAACCAGCGGCCGACCTCCTAGCCGTCGCGGCGCGGGTGACCGCCACGTGGCTCCGGCGCAGCATCGAACGCGCCGCCGGAGCGGGTGGGGTCGACACGGGCGACTGGGACGATCTCGACCGCGTCGTCACCGACACCGCGTCCGATCTGCTCGATGCCCTCGAGCGGCTCTTGGCGACCGACGTCGACGAGCAGCGCAACAACCCGCTGTCGCTCTACCGCGGCGCGATCGAAGCGCCGACGGCGCTGCTCCGAACGCACGGCGTGCCCGAACCACACATCGACCGGTTCGCCGCCGACCACTTCCCGGACGACCCGTACCAGCTCGGGCCGGCCACCTGGAACGACATCGACGACGAGCTCCAGACCCCCGGCCTGACGTGGGGTGCATGGAAGGCGATGACCGTGCTCCGGCGTCGTCGCGAGGAAGGGCTGCGTTGACGATGTCCACACCGGACGCCCGGCGTTCTACGGTTGCGTCGTGACCACGACCGCCGCCAGCCGCGAGATCGACCAGGCGTGGAAGGCGCGCGAGGCAGCGCTCGCCGATCGCAGCATCGGTGGTCGTGAGTACTGCCACCGTCTGGCGATCGCGACCGACGCCTGGATCGCAGCGCTCGCCCAGCAGGCACGTGACGACCATCCGCGTGCACCGAAGTTCGTGCTGGTCGCCGTCGGCGGATACGGACGCGGAGAACTGTCGCCGCAGAGTGACATCGACCTCGTCCTCATCCACCAGAGCAAGCAGTCGATGGAATCGGTGGCGTCGGCGATCTGGTACCCGATCTGGGACGCCGGATTGAAGCTGGGGCACGCCGTCCGCACGTTCGACGATCACCTCGAGTTGGCCAAGGACGACCTCGACACCGCGACGGCGCTGCTGACGGCCCGTCCGATCTGGGGCGACGAGAAGATGGGCGAGGCCGTGGTCGAGGCCGGTCTCAAGAACTGGACGAAGCGCAAGAAGCGGTGGCGGCTCGAACTGGCGCGCCGCGTGCTCGAACGACAGACCAACGCGGGCGACGTCGCCTACATCCTCGAGCCCGATCTCAAGAACGGACACGGCGGCATTCGTGACGCCCACTCGCTCTGGTGGGCGGAGTGCGGCGGCCTCGTGCTGAGCAAGGAGGACAACGCGGCGTTGAACGAGTGCTACGACGTGCTCCTGTCGGCGCGCGTCGCCCTCCACCTCGCGACCGAACGAACCGGCGACACCCTCCGGCTCGAAGACCAGGACGCCGCGGCAGCGGCGGCCGGTGCCGAGAGTGCCGACGCGTTCATGGCCGACATCGCCGCCGCCGCCCGCACGGTCGCCTGGGTCGCCGACGAGGCCTGGGGCCGCGTCGACAAGGGCAAGGGCGGGGCGCCGCGCGAAGTCGCTCCCGGCGTCATGTACATCGACGGTGAGATGGAATTGGCGATCGACGCCGACCCGTCGATCGATCCGACCTACATGCTGCGCATCGCCACGGCGGCGGCACGGCAACAGGCCCGGATCGGCCGCAAGAGCCTCGATCGGCTCGCAGAGGTGCTGCCGGAGTGGCCGAGCCGTTGGCCGGCCGGTGCCATCGACAAGCTGGTCGCGCTCCTGCTGGAAGGGCACGCTGCGATCGACGTGCTCGAAGCGCTCGACCAGAAGGGTCTGATCTCGCGGATGCTGCCCGAGTGGGAGCCGTTGCGGTCCAAGCCGCAGCGCAACGCCTATCACCGCTTCACGGTCGACCGGCACTTGTGGGAAGCAGCGGCCAACGCGAGCGAGCTCGTCGACATGGTCGGTCGCCCCGACCTGCTCGTGCTCGGGGCGTTGTTCCACGACGTCGGGAAGGGTTACCCCGGCGATCACACCGAGGTGGGCATGGCGATGATGCAAGAACTCGGACCCCGCATGGGCCTGTCCGAGGCCGACACGGCGATCATCATCACCATGATCGAGCAGCACCTGCTGTTGCCCGACGTCGCCATGCGCCGCGACCTGTCC contains:
- a CDS encoding [protein-PII] uridylyltransferase; translated protein: MTTTAASREIDQAWKAREAALADRSIGGREYCHRLAIATDAWIAALAQQARDDHPRAPKFVLVAVGGYGRGELSPQSDIDLVLIHQSKQSMESVASAIWYPIWDAGLKLGHAVRTFDDHLELAKDDLDTATALLTARPIWGDEKMGEAVVEAGLKNWTKRKKRWRLELARRVLERQTNAGDVAYILEPDLKNGHGGIRDAHSLWWAECGGLVLSKEDNAALNECYDVLLSARVALHLATERTGDTLRLEDQDAAAAAAGAESADAFMADIAAAARTVAWVADEAWGRVDKGKGGAPREVAPGVMYIDGEMELAIDADPSIDPTYMLRIATAAARQQARIGRKSLDRLAEVLPEWPSRWPAGAIDKLVALLLEGHAAIDVLEALDQKGLISRMLPEWEPLRSKPQRNAYHRFTVDRHLWEAAANASELVDMVGRPDLLVLGALFHDVGKGYPGDHTEVGMAMMQELGPRMGLSEADTAIIITMIEQHLLLPDVAMRRDLSDPATITHVAERVGSQDVLELLHALTIADSKATGPSAWGSWKEQLVQELVERVSHVVGGGDVADATWTLFPDAETLALMATGDPHVVVDGTRLLVVYRDSPGIFSRIAGVVSLHGLDVLAARAHSDEPQLGRVSMGASEFRVQMPRTGVEWEPVVDDLEKALHGRLAIESRLVERAKTYRRRRTLQAADPGPPRLTFHDHASDDASVIEVRCQTKIGILYRIAKALAEVGLDIRHATVQTIGSEIIDTFYVRDWNGDQITDPGHRAEIERAVLHSIG